AATTAACAATTAGCAATGAACAGCAAAATAAAATCCGACTATTTCACGACTTTTAATATAAACCTGACAGGTTCGGAGATCCTGTCAGGTTAAGTTTAATTCGTAAAATGACCTGACAGGATTAAAAACCTGTCAGGTCTGATGAAAATAAAACCCGACTTTTTTCCGACTTTTTTTAAAAATAAAAATATCGGTATTGAAAAAACAATATCGGAGTTTATAAAACCCGACAATTAATCATCAATTTTGAAAAAAATTTAATAACTCGTAATTCGTAATTTGAAATTTGTAAATGAAATAATAACCCGACTTTTTTCCGACTTTTTTTAAAAATAAAAATATCGGTATTGAAAAAACAATATTGGGGTTTATAAAACCCGACAATTATTCATCAAAATTTAAAAATTTGATTTCTGAAATTACAAATTTGAAATTAAAAGAATCCGACTTTTACCCGACTATTTTTAAAATAAATGTTTTCGATATTGAAAGAACAAAATGAACAAAGCCAGCCTTATAAATTTTCCGTTAAGAAAATCACGAGAACAATCGCTAGCGAGAAGTATGTCTGAGCGAAGCGAGTTTACTTCGAGCGCGATTTTCGGAGTGATTTTTAGGGAAATTTATAGTCCGCCTAGGCGGATTGATTTTTTTGGTTCTTTTTGTATCAAGACAAAAAGAACAAGAGACGCAAGTATTGCGTCTCTACATAGCGATATAGATGACTGGATTCCTGCCTTCGCAGGGATGACAAACATTGTGTTGTTTAGTGAAACATAAATAAAAGCACTTTGTCCACTGAAAACATGTCTGAATCCCTTACGGAATTTATTCAGCAATTGATGCGGGCAGGGATGACAAATCCTGCGAGTACAATTACGATACTTACAATACTACAAACGGCAAAAATTTATTTTGCACTGACAATGACACTTGAAATAAATATATTATCAATTTAAGACTTATATTTTGACAAAAGACAGCAACACAGAAGACAAACAGGATTACACAGAGCTTATTGAAGAGGCGCTGAAAGTAAGGAAATACTCGTATTCCCCCTACTCAAACTTCAAAGTCGGTGCAGCAGTGCTTGCATCAAGCGGCAAAATTTACACAGGTACCAATATAGAAAATGCTTCCTTCCCTGCCACAATCTGCGCAGAGAGAGTTGCATTTACAAAAGCGCTATCAGAGGGCGAAAAGGACTTGCGCGCAATTGCAATCACGTCATCGTACGATGAATTTGTTTTCCCGTGCGGAGTTTGCAGGCAGTTCATGGTTGAATTCAACCCTCAGCTTACTGTCATACTTGCGCTCTCGGCAGAGAAGTACGAAATACATAAGTTAAAAGATTTACTCCCATATAGTTTTACTTTAAAATAATTTTAACTGAGCGAATTACTTTGAATGAATCTTTACAAATCCGCACGTTCAAAAAAAGCGGACACATTGAAGTTGTATGCGGAAGCATGTTCTCGGGCAAAACAGAAGAGCTTATAAGAAGAATCCGCCGCGCAGAAATTGCGCGACAAAGAGTAAAAGTTTTTAAACCTAAGATAGATACACGCTACAGCGATGTTGAAATCGTTTCTCACAGCGAGCAGTCATATCCTTCGGAAATGATTGAGAACGCAGAGGAGATTTT
This is a stretch of genomic DNA from Bacteroidota bacterium. It encodes these proteins:
- the cdd gene encoding cytidine deaminase; protein product: MTKDSNTEDKQDYTELIEEALKVRKYSYSPYSNFKVGAAVLASSGKIYTGTNIENASFPATICAERVAFTKALSEGEKDLRAIAITSSYDEFVFPCGVCRQFMVEFNPQLTVILALSAEKYEIHKLKDLLPYSFTLK